The Chryseobacterium oranimense genome contains the following window.
ATTCCGAAGCAGATTTGAACAGAGTTTCAGTGGCGACAGAATTACAGGCCGATTTCTATGCAGGAGTTTGGGCTAAGCAGACGGATAACAGAGAACATATCCTGGAGCCGGGCGATATTGAGTCCGCCATAGAAGCAGCTGAAGCTGTAGGTGATGATAATATCCAGAAAAGATCCCAGGGCTATGTAAATCAGGAAAGCTTTACGCATGGCTCATCTGCACAGCGTAAAGAATGGTTTATGAAAGGTTACAATACTGGAGATATTAAACAGGGAGATACTTTTAACCAGCTTTTAAAATAAATCCTTTACATACAATTTAAAAACCCCTGAAGAAATTCTCCAGGGGTTATTTTTTTATTGCAGTTCAATCGGGTTGCTGTTTTTCTTGGCTTCCTCTTTTACTCTTTCCTCCATTCTCTTCCTCATATCAGCCGGATTCTGATTTCCTCCCCTGCCTCCGCCAATGGACATTGGTGCTGAAGGAAAGCCTCCACCGCCACTATTCTGCATGAACGACATCGGGTCTGTTTTAAATTTAGCCTGCTGTTTTAGATAATCTGCTCTTTTTACCTTTAAAGTATTTCCAAACTGATTCAGTGTTGCAATTTCAGGGATTTTATAATTCTTCATCAAGTCAAAAGAATAGTCACCTTTATCATCTTCCACCTTTACAATCAGTCCCGGAAGACCACCGAATTTATAAGGTCCGTCCTGATAAGGCAGATCTGTTGTAAACCATGCTGTCCACTGTCTTCCGGCAAAATCTGTGGTTGCTTTCTGAACTTTATACTCGCCTATCTTCGTGGTTTCAGAAGACATTTTCCAGTTCAGGGGACGGTCTTCCTCGTAAGAGTAAAGATCTCTGCCAATCCTGTCTTTAAAAAGTGTTTTCTGACTGGCTTTATCCTTTTCAACAGAATAGTTGATGTTGGTTCTCACGCCTTCCATCTGTTCTCTGCTGATAGAGCCTCTTCCCCCTCCGCCCTGAAATGCTTTCTGTAGAATAGAATCCCTTTTATACCTGTTTTCAGAATAAAAAAGAGATTTTTCAGCGGAAATATCTAAATAGGCATTTTCAGTTTTAATATCGCTTTTGTTTTCTGCATCCGGCTTCATAGTCACCTGATATACAAAGCGATTGCTTTGCGCAGAAATATGTTGCATAAAAAATGCTAAAGCAAGAATTCCTAATTTTTTCATGTTGGATTTTATTTTAATTCAATTGGATTTTGGCTTTCATTATTTCTTAAAGAACTATTTCCGGGAGCCGTATCACGCATGGGAAAATTTCCAACATCATTACCCATACCCTGATGCATTTCCCTTTCGCCGCCCATTTTGCCCATACCGCCGCCTCGCATTCCGCCGTGCCCGCCACTTCCGAAATTCACTCCGCCTTTTGCACTTCCATCCGGCAGTCTTCTGTTTTTACCTGCTTCGAGCATCAATGCCGCTTTATCTCCATTGAAAGCAACTCTTGTACTTTGCTTTGCATTAGGATCGTTGGGCTTTTCAAAAGCATTCTGAATTTTGATTTTTTTAACGAGATCAAACTTATAGTCACCGTTTTCATCTTCCAGCTTTACAATCAGCCCCGGAAGCCCGGAAAATTTATATGGCCCGTCGGAAACATTGATATCTTTCGTGAACCATGCTGTCCAGACTCTTCCGCCAAAATTTGTAACAGCTTTCTGAGCAGGATAACCGTTCTGATTTTCTTTAATATCTGTAATTTCCCATTTCAACGGTCTGTCTTCCTGATAGAAAATCTCCCTGCCGGCCACTTTATCATAATAATACACTTTTTGTCCGGGAATATCCTTAGTAATATAGTTTTCAAAAAAAGCATGTTCAAGGTCTTTTTTTATATTCAGGCTTTTAAAATCTTTGTCTCTTTTTTTATGATCTTCTTTATCTTCCGCCCTGAAAGCTGCAAATAAAGAATCTTTGATGAGTTTATTTTCACTGATAAACAAAGACTTATCTCCTTTCACATCCAGAAACGTTCTTTCGTGCTTAAGGCTCACCAGATTGATAGAATCGGGATTCACTGCAGTGTCATAAATATATCTTACGGTCTGTCCGTTGACAATGATTACTAAAAGCAACGAAAAAAAGGCAATTATTTTTTTCTTCATTATACTTCCTTGTGGTTGTTTCATTAGGATAAAGAATATGATTCAAAGTTAAATCAAAACACAATGTTCCTGTTTGCAAAAAGATAATATTGGCTAATTTTTAACACCCTGAATCGCGCTGGCATTTAAAATCGTGAAAATAGACACCATCGATTTGAGATTGCGGAAATTAGTTCGTATTTTTGCATCATTAAATCATTCTAAATAAATACAATGATAAAAGTATCAGACCAAGCAAAGGCAAAAGCCATCCAGCTGATGACAGAGGAAGGCTTCAACCCTGCTGAAGATTATATAAGAGTGGGGGTAAAAAGCGGAGGATGCTCTGGTTTAGAGTATGTTTTAAGGTTCGACAACCAAAAGACAGATACTGATCAGCTTTTTGAAGACAATAATGTGAAAATTGTTATTGACAAAAAATCTATCCTCTATTTGGCAGGAACTACTCTTGAATATTCAGGAGGATTAAACGGAAAAGGATTTGTTTTCAACAATCCTAATGCATCCAGAACGTGTGGATGTGGGGAATCTTTCAGTCTTTAAGATTGATTAAAAGATTTAGAGATTAAGAAATTTAGAAATTATGACTGTCTCATTTGAAAATTTCCCAATTTATAAAAAGGCAATTACATTTACAGTTAAAATTTTTAAAATCCTTGATAATGAAAATTTACAAAAAGAATTTTCACTCAAAGATCAGCTAAAAAGAGCGACTTTATCAATAACTAATAATATTGCTGAGGGCTCAGAATATGGAAGTAACAAACAATTTATCAGATTTCTTTGGATTGCAAAAGGAAGTTGTGCAGAAGTCAGAAATATGCTGTTTGTTTTATACAGTTTAGAGAAAATCAATGATGAAATTTTCAATCCACTTAATACTGAGTGTATGGAAATAACAAAAGAGATTTATCATTTTATAAAATATCTTGAAAAGAGCACTTTAGATGCTAAGTAATTTTTAAATTCCTTAATTTCTGAATCTCTTAATAAATTATGAGTAAATACACTGAAGACGATTTAAGAGTCGATCTAGAAAATAAAAAATACGAATTCGGGTGGGAAACGAAGATAGATTATGAAGACTTTCCAATAGGCTTGAATGAAGATATTGTCCGTGCGATCTCCGCTAAAAAAGAGGAGCCCGAATGGATGACTGAATGGCGTTTGGAATCTTTCAGGATCTGGCTGAAAATGACAGAACCTACCTGGGCTAACATTAAATACGAAAAACCTGATTTCCAGGCTATCCGTTACTATGCAGCCCCGAAAGCCAAGCCGGAATTAGAAAGCCTGGATCAGGTAGATCCTGAGCTTTTAAAAACTTTTGAGAAACTTGGAATCAATATTGAAGAGCAGAAAAGGCTTTCAGGAGTTGCTGTAGATATCGTTATAGATTCAGTTTCCGTAAAGACTACGTTTCAGGATACCTTAATGGAAAAAGGAATTATTTTCTGTTCCATTTCTGAAGCAATTAAAAACCATCCTGATTTAGTAAGAAAATACTTAGGAAAAGTAGTTCCTAGAGGAGATAATTTCTATTCAGCACTGAATTCCGCAGTTTTCTCTGACGGAAGTTTCTGCTATATTCCAAAAGGGGTAAGATGCCCGATGGAGCTCTCAACATATTTCCGTATCAATCAGGCGGGAACAGGACAGTTCGAAAGAACCCTTGTAATCGCTGATGAAGGAAGCTATGTTTCTTATCTTGAAGGATGTACAGCGCCATCAAGAGATGAAAACCAGCTTCACGCTGCCGTTGTTGAGCTGATTGCAATGGATGATGCAGAAATTAAATACTCTACTGTTCAAAACTGGTACCCGGGGAATGAAGAAGGAAAAGGAGGAGTATTCAACTTTGTAACAAAAAGAGGACTTTGCGAAAGAAATGCAAAAATCTCATGGACACAGGTGGAAACAGGGTCTGCCGTAACGTGGAAATATCCTTCCTGTATCCTGAAAGGGGATAATTCTATCGGTGAGTTCTACTCTATTGCTGTGACCAATAATCACCAATATGCAGATACCGGCACCAAAATGATCCATATTGGAAAAAACACTAAATCCACGATCATTTCAAAAGGTATTTCTGCAGGTAAATCTCAGAATTCATACAGAGGTCTGGTAAAAGTAATGCCTTCTGCAAAAGGAGCAAGAAACTTTTCACAGTGTGATTCTCTGCTGATGGGTAATGAATGTGGTGCACACACCTTCCCTTATATTGAAATCAAAGATCCCACCGCACAGCTGGAACATGAGGCTACCACCTCAAAAATCGGGGAAGACCAGATCTTCTACTGTAATCAGAGAGGAATTGACACAGAAAGAGCTATCGCATTGATTGTGAATGGTTTCAGCAAAGAAGTATTGAACAAACTTCCTATGGAGTTTGCCATTGAGGCCCAGAAATTACTGGAGATTTCTCTGGAAGGATCTGTAGGATAATTTATAGATAGATTGCGTATGGAAGTCACTGAAAGATTAATTTTAAGAAAAACCGAAAAAGAAGATTTCGAAAGATTTTTTGAAATTAATAAAGATCCTGAGACTAATCTGTACAACCCAGGTGGCCCTATGAGCTTTGAAAAAGCTGAAAATACATTCAAAAGAATGCAGGAACACTGGAATCAGCACCATTTCGGAGCATGGACCATTATAGCGAAAGATAATGAAAGCATTGTGGGTTTCGGAGGTCTGAGCTATAAAAAATATGGAGAGGATGAAAAATTAAATCTTGGTTATCGTTTTGCAGTGGAAGCATGGGGAAAAGGATATGCAACAGAATTCACGAAAAAGGCTGTAGATTTTGGATTTAATCATCTTGATAAGGAAGAGATATTCGGAGTTGTCCGCCCGGATAATATAGCTTCTGTTAAAGTTTTGGAAAAGGCAGGTATGACGCAAATCGGAACTCTTAATGACGTACCCGGTCAGCCTGAAAGTTTAGTATATAGAATTCAAAAAAATAATTTGTTTAGCAAATAAAAATGTTAGAAATAAAAAACCTACACGCCAGAATTGAAGATGGCGCAGAAATTTTAAAAGGTATTAATCTTGAAATAAAACCTGGGGAAGTTCATGCTATCATGGGTCCCAACGGAGCTGGAAAATCTACCCTTTCTTCTGTAATTGCAGGAAAAGAAGATTACGAAGTTACAGACGGAGAAATCATTTTTGGAGGAGAAAATATTATTGAAGATGCTCCTGAAGAAAGAGCACACAAAGGAATTTTCCTTTCTTTCCAGTATCCTGTAGAGATTCCCGGCGTTTCTGTAACCAACTTCATTAAAGCTGCTTTAAATGAAACAAGAAAGGCAAACGGTTTGGAAGATATGCCGGCAAAAGAAATGCTAGCCCTTATCCGTGAAAAATCTGAGCAGTTAGGTATAAAAAAAGATTTCCTTTCAAGATCACTGAACGAAGGTTTCTCCGGAGGTGAGAAGAAAAGAAACGAAATATTCCAGATGATGATGCTTAATCCTAAACTGGCTATTCTTGATGAAACCGATTCAGGACTGGACATCGATGCTTTAAGGATTGTTGCAGATGGCGTAAATGCTTTTAAAAATGAAGGGAACGCTGTTCTTTTGATTACTCACTATCAAAGATTGCTTAACTATATCCAGCCTGACTTCGTTCACGTTCTGGCTAACGGGAAAATCATCAAAACCGGTGATAAATCTCTTGCCCTGGAGCTCGAAGAAAAAGGTTACGACTGGCTTCTTAACTAAGAAGAAAATCTTTCAGCAGGAATTTTATCAATCCTTCTGAAAATGCGGAAAACCCGCAGTAAATTAGTATTTTTAAATATATAAAATAAGGTGTGATGGCCGAAATATCAGTAATGGCTTTATACGATCAGATTATTGACAATCACGGTGAATTTTTGGAGAGTCTTCGTCACAGATTTCTGGATGGAGAAAGAAAATCCGCTCTTCAAAAGTTCGAAAACTTAGGTTTTCCGACAAAAAAAGACGAAGAATATAAATATACCGGCATAAAAGAAATTACGGAAAAAAACTATAATTTTTTCCCTAAAGAAAGTCACAATATTACCAAAGAACAGCTGGATCAGCTGCATTTGGGTGAAGAAAATTTTGACTGGATTGTTTTTGTGAACGGTAAACTTCATAAAGAACTTTCAAGAGTTTCTATCGAGAATGTAGAATTTCTTTCATTCAACTATGCTTTGAATGATGAAAAACATAAAGAAGTATTCAATACCTATTTCAATACTATTGCTTCTAAGGATACTGCTTTCACTAACCTGAACCTTGCTTACTGCAAATACGGTTTCTTTTTGAAAGTTCCGAAAAATGTGGTCATTGAAAAACCAATCCACATTTTCTACATCTCTCAGAACCAGGAAGAAAATACATTCTACAATACAAGAAACTTACTGATTGTAGAGGAAGGAGCTAAAGTGGAAGTTATAGAAAGCCACCATAATTTCGACAGTACATATGTACTTACGAATTCTGTGACGGAAATCTTTACCTATCCTAACGCAAAAGCAGACTGGCACAAGCTTCAGAATGACAACAACACGTCATATCTTATCGACAGCACTTTCGCAAGACAGGAAAAAGACAGCTTAACTACTGTAAACACGTTCTCTTTCGGAGGAAAACTGGTAAGAAACAATCTGGATTTCATTCATAACGGAAGCAATATCAATTCTTTCATGAACGGGATTACGATCATAGGAAAAGATCAGCTTGTGGACCACCATACGGCAGTTCACCACAATTTCCCGAACTGTGAAAGCTACCAGAATTATAAAGGTATTTTTGACGGAAATGCACACGGTGTTTTCAACGGAAAAGTTTTCGTAGACAAAATTGCCCAGAAAACCAATGCTTACCAACAAAACAACAATGTATTGCTAAGTGAAGGCGCTACTATTGACACCAAGCCTCAGCTGGAGATCTTTGCTGATGATGTAAAATGCTCCCACGGCTGTACAGTAGGCCAGCTGAATGAAGATGCCCTGTTCTATTTAAGAGCAAGAGGAATTTCCAAAAAAGAAGCTCAGGCACTGCTTTTATATGCTTTTGCCAATGATGCAATGCAGAACATTGATATTGAACCGCTTAAAGAAAAAATTTCAAAACTTTTAGCTGAAAAGCTACAGGTTGATATAGAATTTTAAGACTAATATAAATTGATACCAAAAAAGCACTTCGAACTGAAGTGCTTTTTCATTTGTTATCCTGTCCGGAATTATTTCAGCCAGGACTGGTTTTCTTTCTTATCGGAACGTTTTTTTCCGTTATCTATATTATAGGCAAAACCTACTCCCAAAGTCTGTTTTAACTGTGTTTTCTGAATTTGATTATGGTCATACAGCAGATCCAGTGTAATATTCGTTGAAATAAACTTATTGATCTTCATATTAAGAACTCCGCTATATCCAAGCACCAAACGGTCAGGGTGATCAAGATAGTTTGAAAATACCGAAGCTGTATTCGTCAGATTAATATTTTCCATGATTTTGATCTTATAAATAGCGGTTCCCAGGAAACCGAACTGGAACAGAGAAGAATCCCCGTCGTTTTTAAGCCCATAGGTTCCTGCGGTCTGGAGATCTTCATCCAATACAAAAGTCCATCTTGCATTCGCAGGACGAAGGGTCATTGTAAAGTTATCATTGGGACGGTAGGTAACCCCGGCACCTATATTAAGATATCCCGGAGCCATAAAATTCGATATTTTTTTTGCTTCAGGATTATTTCCGTCTTCATAACCGCCTGCAAACTGGGTCTGAAGGCTCATCCCTCCTGAAAGGTACCAGTTTTTAGCAAATTCACGCCCGTAATTGGTAGACAGGTTGATCACATCCTGTGTTTTTCTGGTTCCGATTCCCTTTGTATTATTCTGTCCGTATCCTAAAATGATGATGTTTTCCCAGAGGTCTTTTCCTTTTTCATAGGTAAGGTTATAGTTTACTCCGGCAAGCCAGCCCACATTATTGGCCCCACCGCCAACCCAGTTTGAAAATGCAGCCTGGTTGAGCATCAATGTATTCTGGCCCTGGATGGACCATGCTTTCACAGTATCTGTTGTAGCAGCTTCAGGCTTAACTTCCTGAGCCATTGCACTGATTCCAAAAGAAATGGAAGCGGCCAATAAAATTTTTTTCATAGAGTAAGGATTTTCGTTACAAAAATATACATATATTTTTTGGTAAAAAACTAATCACCCTCATTTGAAATATTAAATTATTATTTAATGCATTAAAAGACTGTAAAATACATCTGAAAAAAGTCAAAATGAACTTATCTCTACTTAAAATATTCCTTGTCCATAAAAAAGCACTTCTCATGGAAGCGCTTTATAGTTTTAAAATAAATCTATCCTTATTTTTTAATCCACCATTGGCTGTCTTTTCGGTCAGACCGCTTTACACCATTATTTAAAGTGTAGGCAAAGCCTATCCCAAGCGTCTGCTTTAGCTGTGTTTTCTGGATTTGGTTATGATCGTACAGCAGATCCAAAGTGACATTAGATGATATGAATTTATTGACTTTGAAGTTTACAACAGCTCCGTAAGCAAGAACCAGCCGTTCCGGATGGTCCAGATAATTGGAGAATACAGAAGCAGTATTGGTTATATTAATATTCTCCATCAGTTTTACTTTGTATAAAGCTGTTCCCAGAAAACCGAACTGCAAAAGTGAAGTATCCCCGTCATTTTTCAAACCATAACTTCCTGCGAACTGCAAGTCTTTATCCAGAACGAAAGTCCATCTGGCGTTGATAGGACGCATGGTTACCGTAAGATTGTCATTAGGCCTGTATGTAATACCCATCCCGAGGTTCAGATAACCGGGAGCCATAAAATTGGATATTTTTTTAGCCGCCGGATTATTCCCGTCTTCATATCCTTTATAAAATTGTGACTGTAATCCCGCCCCTGCGGAAAAATACCAGCTATTAGAGAATTTCCGCCCATAATTGGTGGAAATATTCATTACGTCTTGTGTTTTCCTTACACCAAGCCCCTTAGTATCATTCTGTCCATAATCCAGGGCAATAATATTTTCCCATAGATCATTATCTTTTTCATAGGTAATATTGTAATTCACTCCGGCAAGCCAGCCTACATTGTTGGCTCCACCGCCCACCCAGTTTGAAAAGGCAGCCTGATTGATCATCAGAGTATTTTTTCCCAATACCGACCAGTATTTTACTGTATCCACGACTACTGAATCTTTTTTCAATTCTTCTTGTGCACTTGCATAAATCCCTATAGAAAAGGAAAGAATCAATAAAAACTTCTTCATTATTTTACATGATTTTCATTACAAAAATATTAATATAATTCTCTTTAAGCCAAAAACCGGCCTATAAAAAGCCTAAATCGGCATTTTTTTTTCTTTAAGGAACCAAAAACAAGCCACTTTCATACATTCATTATCAAATTAGGTATTTAAATTTTAAAAACTGAAACCTTTTGTCTTAAAATAAACAGCTCTCCCTCAAATACATCGACAAATTTTCCGAAATTTATCATTGGCTTTTGATTTGACGTAAATTGATCATGTTTAAAAATATAATTTCCAAAAGAGCTGTTATAACCCCTTTGCTGATGCTTTCCGCAATGTGGTTGGGTTATTTTCTACAAACACAAGGCTTTTTTCAAAGCTGTTTTGGAGCCATTATACCTTTATTGCCCGAAGGCTTACTGGGAATTATTACATCCCCCCTTCTGCATGGAAATATGGATCATATCATAAGCAACTCTATCCCGATAGCTGTGCTTCTGTTTCTTTTATATCAGTTTTACCCCTTGGTAGCCAATAAGGTTTTCATTATCGGCTGGCTGGCTACAGGGCTCCTGGTATGGCTTCTGCCTCCAATAGACATCCTTACCGGAGATTATATGTACACCTGCACTATTGGAGCCAGTGGTGTGGTTTATGTTCTTGCGTTTTTCCTGTTCTTCAGTGGGGTTTTTAAATGGAATACAAAGCTACTGACCATTTCGATGCTTGTCGTTTTATACTATGGCAGCCTGGTTTGGGGTATGTTTCCTGAAGAATTGTTTTCCAATCTTCAGGAACCCAGCAGAATCTCATGGCAGGCTCACCTTTCAGGAGCCGTTGTAGGCAGTATCATTGCTTTTGCTTTTAAAAATGTCGGGGAAAGGAAAAAAAAGTACATCTGGGAATTTCCAAACTATTACAGCGAAAAAGACGATAAACTGTGGCAGGAATACAAAGAAAACCACCCGGAAGACTTTCTGGAGCTGCCTTATAAAAAAAGAGATGACATCTGGGATCATTTGGATGAATTAAGAAAAAGATAAAGCTTATTTTATTACATTTGAAAAAAAACACACATGATCACTGAAGAATATCTCTATGCAATTGCCCTGCGCGAATGCAGCCTGATCGGCGATATTAATTTTCAAAAGCTTATAAAATCCTTCGGAAGTGCTGAAGAAGCCTGGAAAAAAGCAAAAAAGGATTATTCAAAGACCGACGGCCTGGGGAGAAAAACAGTGGCCGAGATCGGCAACAAAGATTATCTGGAATTTGCAGAAAAAGAAATACAATTCTGCGAAAAGAATAATATCCGGATTAAACTCCGCCACCTTAAGGAACTTTCCAGTCTGCTTAATGAATGTGATGATGCTCCTGCAATCCTTTATCAAAAAGGAAACTTTGATGATTCCCTGCAAAAACTGAGCATCGTAGGAACCAGGAATATGACTTCTTATGGAAAGCAATTTATAGAAGATTTCTTTGAAGCATCCCAATCTTCTAAATACATATCTGTGAGCGGATTAGCTCTTGGAGTAGACAGGGAAGTTCACGAACAGTCCCTTCACTATAAAGTTCCGACAATAGCGGTCCTTGCCCACGGATTTCACACCTTATACCCCTCCAAAAACAAAAAATTATCTGAAAGGATTCTCCAGGAGGGCGGATCATTAATTACAGAATTCAATTCCTCCCGGAAACCGGACCGTGAAAATTTTATTCAGCGAAATAGAATTATAGCTGGAATTTCTCCTTCAACCATAGTGGTGGAAACCGGTTTTGGCGGCGGCTCAATAAGCACGGCAACCTTTGCCAATGATTATAACCGTGAGATATTTGCCCTTCCCGGAAAGATAACAGATCCTAACAGTCAGGGATGCAATCAGCTGATTTTTCAAAATAAAGCAACTGCCATTTCCACCATTAAGGATCTGATGGATTCGCTTGGGTTCAATCTCTCAAAAGAAAAAACGGGTGAACTGTTTCCATACAGCGAGACGGAGGTTCAACTTACTGAAATTCAAGGAACCGTATATCAGACGATCAAAGCCCATCCTCAGGTATCTCTGGACGATCTGGCTGAGAAGATTTCAGTGCCATCTTATAAAATTCTTCCTACAATTTTAGAATTGGAGCTTTTGGGGAAAGTAAAATCATTTTCCGGGAGACAATTTGTGGCAATCTGACATTTAACGATTTCTTAATATTGCATTATTTGAGACGTAACTTTTAATTTTTAATAAAATTTATACAAGAATTATCAATTTAATAATATTTCGATACATTATTATTTAATTTTCAACAATGTTGAAATACAGTATTGTGAATCTTGAAAAAAAAATTAAATTTGTTGACAATAATATTCAACCCTAATATATGGAACAATATAATATTGACCAGAAAATCCAGGAGTTTATTGCCAAGATTGAAGCAAAAAATCCTAATGAACCAGAATTTTTACAAGCCGTAAAAGAAGTAGCTGTGACTGTAATTCCGTTTATTATGACCAAGAAGGAATACACAGGAATGAAGCTTCTTGAGAGAATGGCTGAAGCTGAAAGAATTATTATCTTCAGAGTTCCATGGGTTGATGATAAAGGAGAAATCCAGGTAAACAGAGGTTTCAGAATCCAGATGAACTCTGCGATCGGACCTTACAAAGGAGGAATCCGTTTCCATCCTACTGTAAACCTTTCAGTTCTTAAGTTCTTAGCTTTCGAGCAGGTATTTAAAAACTCACTAACCACTCTTCCGATGGGTGGAGGTAAAGGAGGTTCAGATTTCGATCCGCAAGGTAAATCTGATATGGAAGTAATGCGTTTCTGCCAGGCTTTCATGACTGAATTATGCAAACATATCGGTCCTGAAACAGACGTACCTGCAGGAGACATTGGTGTAGGAGCCAGAGAAATCGGTTACCTTTTCGGACAATACAAGAAAATCAGAAACGAGTTTACAGGAGTACTTACAGGAAAAGGGCTTGCTTACGGAGGCTCACTGATCCGTCCTGAAGCTACAGGATACGGAGTAGTATACTTTGCAGAGCAAATGCTTAAAACTATCGGACAGGATTTCAAAGGAAAAACAGTAACGGTATCAGGTTTCGGAAACGTGGCCTGGGGAGTGATCAAAAAAGCAACTGAGCTTGGTGCTAAAGTGGTAACAGTTTCCGGTCCTGATGGATATATCTATGATAAAGACGGTATCAGCGGTGAAAAGATTGATTATTTACTGGAACTGAGATCTTCAGGAAACAACAGAGCTGAGGATTATGCTAAAAAATATCCTTCTGCTGAATTCCACGCAGGAAAACGTCCTTGGAGCGTAAAATGTGATGTAGCATTCCCATCTGCAACCCAAAACGAACTGGATCTTGAAGATGCTAAGATTTTGGTTGAAAACGGATGTCTGTGTGTTACTGAGGCTGCCAACATGCCTTCTACCTTAGATGCGATCAACTATTTCTTAGATAATAAAGTATTGTTCTCGCCAGGTAAGGCTTCCAACGCCGGAGGTGTTGCCACTTCAGGTCTTGAGATGACTCAGAACTCCATCCGTCTGAACTGGACTTCTGAAGAGGTTGATGCAAGACTGAAAGAGATTATGATCGGAATTCACAAAGCCTGCAGAGACTACGGAAAAGACGAAGATGGCTACGTAAACTACGTGAAAGGGGCAAATATTGCCGGATTCGTGAAAGTTGCGGAAGCAATGCTGGCTCAGGGAGTAGTATAAAAAAT
Protein-coding sequences here:
- a CDS encoding GLPGLI family protein yields the protein MKKLGILALAFFMQHISAQSNRFVYQVTMKPDAENKSDIKTENAYLDISAEKSLFYSENRYKRDSILQKAFQGGGGRGSISREQMEGVRTNINYSVEKDKASQKTLFKDRIGRDLYSYEEDRPLNWKMSSETTKIGEYKVQKATTDFAGRQWTAWFTTDLPYQDGPYKFGGLPGLIVKVEDDKGDYSFDLMKNYKIPEIATLNQFGNTLKVKRADYLKQQAKFKTDPMSFMQNSGGGGFPSAPMSIGGGRGGNQNPADMRKRMEERVKEEAKKNSNPIELQ
- a CDS encoding GLPGLI family protein → MKKKIIAFFSLLLVIIVNGQTVRYIYDTAVNPDSINLVSLKHERTFLDVKGDKSLFISENKLIKDSLFAAFRAEDKEDHKKRDKDFKSLNIKKDLEHAFFENYITKDIPGQKVYYYDKVAGREIFYQEDRPLKWEITDIKENQNGYPAQKAVTNFGGRVWTAWFTKDINVSDGPYKFSGLPGLIVKLEDENGDYKFDLVKKIKIQNAFEKPNDPNAKQSTRVAFNGDKAALMLEAGKNRRLPDGSAKGGVNFGSGGHGGMRGGGMGKMGGEREMHQGMGNDVGNFPMRDTAPGNSSLRNNESQNPIELK
- a CDS encoding HesB/IscA family protein — encoded protein: MIKVSDQAKAKAIQLMTEEGFNPAEDYIRVGVKSGGCSGLEYVLRFDNQKTDTDQLFEDNNVKIVIDKKSILYLAGTTLEYSGGLNGKGFVFNNPNASRTCGCGESFSL
- a CDS encoding four helix bundle protein, producing the protein MTVSFENFPIYKKAITFTVKIFKILDNENLQKEFSLKDQLKRATLSITNNIAEGSEYGSNKQFIRFLWIAKGSCAEVRNMLFVLYSLEKINDEIFNPLNTECMEITKEIYHFIKYLEKSTLDAK
- the sufB gene encoding Fe-S cluster assembly protein SufB, with protein sequence MSKYTEDDLRVDLENKKYEFGWETKIDYEDFPIGLNEDIVRAISAKKEEPEWMTEWRLESFRIWLKMTEPTWANIKYEKPDFQAIRYYAAPKAKPELESLDQVDPELLKTFEKLGINIEEQKRLSGVAVDIVIDSVSVKTTFQDTLMEKGIIFCSISEAIKNHPDLVRKYLGKVVPRGDNFYSALNSAVFSDGSFCYIPKGVRCPMELSTYFRINQAGTGQFERTLVIADEGSYVSYLEGCTAPSRDENQLHAAVVELIAMDDAEIKYSTVQNWYPGNEEGKGGVFNFVTKRGLCERNAKISWTQVETGSAVTWKYPSCILKGDNSIGEFYSIAVTNNHQYADTGTKMIHIGKNTKSTIISKGISAGKSQNSYRGLVKVMPSAKGARNFSQCDSLLMGNECGAHTFPYIEIKDPTAQLEHEATTSKIGEDQIFYCNQRGIDTERAIALIVNGFSKEVLNKLPMEFAIEAQKLLEISLEGSVG
- a CDS encoding GNAT family N-acetyltransferase, with amino-acid sequence MEVTERLILRKTEKEDFERFFEINKDPETNLYNPGGPMSFEKAENTFKRMQEHWNQHHFGAWTIIAKDNESIVGFGGLSYKKYGEDEKLNLGYRFAVEAWGKGYATEFTKKAVDFGFNHLDKEEIFGVVRPDNIASVKVLEKAGMTQIGTLNDVPGQPESLVYRIQKNNLFSK
- the sufC gene encoding Fe-S cluster assembly ATPase SufC; this encodes MLEIKNLHARIEDGAEILKGINLEIKPGEVHAIMGPNGAGKSTLSSVIAGKEDYEVTDGEIIFGGENIIEDAPEERAHKGIFLSFQYPVEIPGVSVTNFIKAALNETRKANGLEDMPAKEMLALIREKSEQLGIKKDFLSRSLNEGFSGGEKKRNEIFQMMMLNPKLAILDETDSGLDIDALRIVADGVNAFKNEGNAVLLITHYQRLLNYIQPDFVHVLANGKIIKTGDKSLALELEEKGYDWLLN
- the sufD gene encoding Fe-S cluster assembly protein SufD, with amino-acid sequence MALYDQIIDNHGEFLESLRHRFLDGERKSALQKFENLGFPTKKDEEYKYTGIKEITEKNYNFFPKESHNITKEQLDQLHLGEENFDWIVFVNGKLHKELSRVSIENVEFLSFNYALNDEKHKEVFNTYFNTIASKDTAFTNLNLAYCKYGFFLKVPKNVVIEKPIHIFYISQNQEENTFYNTRNLLIVEEGAKVEVIESHHNFDSTYVLTNSVTEIFTYPNAKADWHKLQNDNNTSYLIDSTFARQEKDSLTTVNTFSFGGKLVRNNLDFIHNGSNINSFMNGITIIGKDQLVDHHTAVHHNFPNCESYQNYKGIFDGNAHGVFNGKVFVDKIAQKTNAYQQNNNVLLSEGATIDTKPQLEIFADDVKCSHGCTVGQLNEDALFYLRARGISKKEAQALLLYAFANDAMQNIDIEPLKEKISKLLAEKLQVDIEF